In the Sulfobacillus thermosulfidooxidans DSM 9293 genome, AGAAGCTCAATGGACAAATGTCCATCGGGAAGAATTTCCCGGACGATGCCCACATCTTTTTTAGGCCATTTGGGATGCGGCTCGACCAACGCGATGGCCAGATCCCCAACTTGAAAATTCCGATTGGGATCTTTCAATGTGTAGCGATCAAGAAATATCTTCCAACTCAGTTCTGATGAAAATCCTGTAGATAATTCCAATCCTTAGCCCTCCTGATGAACTTGCGGATGAAGTAATTTTTCTAGCTCTTGGCGAAATCCTTCGATATCTGTAAATTGACGATACACGGATGCAAAGCGAACGTACGCCACTTGATCGACATCTTTAAGCTGATTCATAACCAGTTCGCCGATCCACCGCGAGGAGACTTCGCCAAAATGATGATCGCGAATCTCGCGCTCCACGGCATCAGCGATCATTTCGAGCTCGCTTAACCCAACAGGGCGCTTTTCGCAAGCAGTAAG is a window encoding:
- the nrdR gene encoding transcriptional regulator NrdR; amino-acid sequence: MRCPICNYHDSKVLDSRPAREGREIRRRRECLQCHQRFTSYERVEEIPIWVIKKDGRRESFDRTKILRGLLTACEKRPVGLSELEMIADAVEREIRDHHFGEVSSRWIGELVMNQLKDVDQVAYVRFASVYRQFTDIEGFRQELEKLLHPQVHQEG